The following proteins come from a genomic window of Sebastes fasciatus isolate fSebFas1 chromosome 6, fSebFas1.pri, whole genome shotgun sequence:
- the fkbp15b gene encoding FK506-binding protein 15 — protein sequence MFAGDDEDGDFLSPSGGAKLASLFGLNQEGTQGNESFQYTAPKQPRKNSNAASATQKPAPPPGAPAVLFATAVQAFRYINGQYAKQGKLGAAVLGNHATKEYKLLLYLSQQKQVTAAKIHVGFVFTVQPNNYFTFYDEQRQNWSLMFETEKASSDFCKEVCLAKANSAVSLDDVVVQDLSIGEGQAVENGDSLEVVYTGWLLQNNAIGQMFDSNQNKDKLLRLKLGAGKVIKGWEEGMLGLKKAGRRLIIIPANQAYGSKGVPNRVPANSTLIFEAEIRRVKFSKDNGSVSGSSRGSAAPSPVPSSASSVENLAPEPPVQTTASGPGRPGEPPLRAKSNSLSEQLANPDASKAKLISRMAKMGQPMLPFMTGGASQPESSDSELEDTSGSRAKDRPVAPSPVQISTAAPASAHIQSYPHTAPPSALLPVMTTVAPQPGLSASSHAFQPYAYPPSSVASSQLQPVGHVYPAQTIPYMGSNDVTSFLMTEARQHNTEIRLSVGKVADKVDQLASKIDDLQRQGSVSMGVPSMSMETSMIMHNIQRIVQENECFKKEVFEKSSRIEEQNHKIGELINQNQRYMEQSNLLQEKRNDSLKSSSEQNQARLLLAEQDKVRLTEDLASSVSQQSQLQLEATAHQQKAMEMQSKLSSALQDNERHCQRVAALETQLEEMKEVAERAQAQYRSEKQRRKEMELRVNNTEEELQDLKTDKESLERTLSERKKKWQAERQRRDEEVEELRKSSQQELDNLRTQLRKARTSTDNAASEQLSQLQSELEEEWKGKCEQMLASAKEQHSRELTELTEQRDALQDKLTQLQEKFTVLKQSRESEDQSLLQHHGQTEELQALQEKYTALEQQGVAVREKLERRVAELEKNLAEQESSGENSGDTSAEVKRVMNGVFHSLRGEFDLSESYSGQAVLGVIVTTIKNVTLQLLSGTDSSSLRPSKKEEEEEEEEEEHNAHVNGGREEVREESDSHQVSETQTDQEVAAEEQTETATESKTQSQTEALEVTDLSPVSPTEPKPQETAESEEQQEQAEHPVPEISTEGKDTNRSADPDDEPEESSPPEEDGQETLSETSAAVTSEVDKESVDDGEHVEEIHAAPQKAFRPPDNPPPPPNALPNALPNSSGEDSRLTGGMAEENGEAAPFFPISTPANPPTAPSEEEEEDEMSLKGRPPPAPLFGDEEEDNDLDWLN from the exons ATGTTCGCCGGAGACGATGAAGACGGGGACTTCTTGTCTCCATCAGGAGG GGCCAAGTTGGCCTCCCTGTTCGGACTAAACCAGGAAGGCACTCAGGGGAACGAGTCCTTCCAGTACACAGCACCGAAACAGCCCAGAAAGAACTCCAATGCAG CGTCAGCCACCCAGAAACCAGCTCCACCACCTGGAGCTCCTGCAGTGTTATTCGCCACAGCAGTCCAAGCCTTCAGATA TATTAACGGACAGTATGCGAAGCAGGGGAAGCTGGGAGCAGCCGTACTGGGCAACCACGCAACAAAAGAG tACAAGCTGCTTCTGTACTTGAGCCAACAGAAACAAGTGACCGCTGCCAAGATTCATGTGGGCTTTGTTTTCACA GTACAGCCAAACAATTACTTCACTTTTTATGACGAGCAGAGGCAGAACTGGTCCCTGATGTTTGAAACAGAGAAAGCTTCATCGGACTTCTGCAAAGAG GTGTGTTTGGCGAAAGCAAACAGCGCAGTCTCCTTAGATGATGTGGTGGTTCAGGATCTGAGTATTGGTGAGGGCCAGGCGGTGGAGAATGGAGACTCTTTGGAGGTGGTGTACACAGGCTGGCTCCTGCAGAACAACGCCATCGGCCAG ATGTTTGACTCCAACCAGAACAAGGACAAGTTGCTACGACTGAAACTTGGAGCTGGAAAAGTGATCAAA GGCTGGGAGGAAGGGATGCTTGGGTTGAAGAAGGCAGGCCGTCGTCTCATTATCATCCCAGCCAACCAAGCTTACGGATCCAAGGGAGTCCCCAACCGCGTCCCGGCTAACAGCACTCTTATTTTTGAAGCAGAGATTCGAAGG GTGAAGTTTTCCAAGGACAATGGGTCTGTTAGTGGCAGCTCCAGAGGCTCTGCTGctccctcccctgttccttccTCAGCTTCCAGTGTGGAGAATCTGGCGCCAGAGCCCCCAGTTCAGACGACCGCCTCCGGTCCAGGCAGACCAGG gGAGCCACCACTTCGTGCAAAGTCAAACTCCCTCAGTGAACAGTTGGCA AATCCAGATGCCTCAAAAGCCAAGCTGATCTCTCGCATGGCAAAGATGGGCCAGCCCATGTTGCCCTTTATGACAGGAGGGGCCAGCCAGCCCGAATCCAGTGATTCAGAGCTTGAG GACACCAGTGGCAGCAGAGCGAAGGATCGGCCTGTGGCTCCATCTCCAGTGCAGATCTCCACTGCTGCTCCAGCTTCAGCACACA TACAATCATATCCTCACACCGCTCCACCTTCTGCCTTACTTCCTGTTATGACCACTGTTGCCCCACAGCCGGGGCTGTCTGCCAGCAGCCATGCCTTTCAG CCTTACGCCTACCCACCGAGCTCCGTGGCTTCATCTCAGCTGCAGCCTGTTGGCCATGTCTACCCTGCACAAACTATCCCATACATGG GCTCCAACGATGTGACATCCTTCTTGATGACTGAGGCCcgacaacacaacacagagatCCGGTTATCAGTCGGAAAAGTAGCAGATAAAGTGGATCAGCTGGCCTCAAAG ATAGATGACCTTCAAAGGCAGGGGAGTGTTTCCATGGGTGTTCCTAGTATGTCAATGGAAACCTCCATGATCATGCACAACATCCAAAGAATTGTCCAG gaaaatgAATGTTTCAAAAaggaagtctttgagaaaagcTCTCGCATCGAGGAGCAGAACCATAAGATCGGGGAGCTCATCAACCAGAATCAGAG GTACATGGAGCAGAGTAACCTGCTGCAGGAAAAGAGGAATGACTCCCTCAAGTCATCCAGTGAACAGAACCAGGCCAGATTACTGCTGGCTGAGCAGGACAAG GTCCGTCTGACGGAGGATCTGGCTTCGTCCGTGTCCCAGCAGTCTCAGCTGCAGCTGGAAGCTACAGCTCACCAGCAGAAGGCCATGGAGATGCAGAGTAAACTGAGCTCAGCGCTGCAGGACAACGAGAGGCACTGCCAACGCGTTGCTGCCCTGGAAACACAGCTGGAAG AGATGAAGGAGGTAGCAGAGAGGGCCCAGGCTCAGTACCGTTCAGAGAAGCAAAGACGCAAAGAGATGGAGCTGAGAGTcaacaacacagaggaggaACTGCAGGACCTGAAGACTGATAAAGAGAGCCTAGAACGA ACACTTTCAGAAAGGAAGAAGAAGTGGCAGGCTGAGCGTCAGCGTCGggatgaggaggtggaggagctcCGTAAGAGCAGCCAGCAGGAGCTGGACAACCTCCGAACTCAACTCCGCAAGGCCAGGACCAGCACTGACAATGCTGCATCCGAACAG TTGTCTCAGCTGCAAtcggagctggaggaggagtggaAGGGGAAGTGTGAGCAGATGTTGGCCTCTGCTAAAGAGCAGCACAGTAGAGAGCTGACTGAACTAACAGAGCAGAGAGATGCTCTGCAGGACAAGCTAACCCAGCTACAGGAAAAG TTTACGGTTCTGAAGCAGTCAAGAGAGTCAGAAGACCAGTCTTTGCTACAACATCACGGGCAGACTGAAGAGCTGCAAGCCCTTCAGGAAAAA TACACAGCCttggagcagcaaggagtggCTGTACGGGAGAAACTGGAAAGAAGAGTAGCTGAACTGGAGAAGAACCTGGCAGAGCAGGAGAGTTCAGGAGAGAATTCAGGAGACACTTCAGCAGAG GTGAAGCGTGTGATGAACGGAGTGTTTCATTCTCTGCGAGGGGAGTTTGACCTCAGTGAATCTTACAGTGGCCAGGCTGTGCTGGGGGTCATTGTCACTACCATTAAG aatgtAACCTTGCAGCTGCTCAGTGGCACAGACAGTTCTTCGCTGAGACCGAGtaagaaggaagaggaagaagaagaggaggaagaagaacatAATGCACATGTGAATGGTGGCAGAGAAGAAGTCAGAGAGGAATCTGATTCTCACCAAGTCAGTGAGACCCAGACGGATCAGGAAGtagcagcagaggagcagacGGAGACCGCAACTGAGTCAAAGACACAAAGCCAGACAGAGGCACTAGAGGTCACTGATCTCAGTCCTGTTTCTCCCACTGAACCAAAACCTCAAGAGACGGCAGAGTCTGAAGAACAGCAGGAGCAGGCAGAACACCCTGTTCCTGAAATCTCTACAGAGGGAAAAGACACCAACAGGTCTGCAGATCCAGATGATGAACCTGAAGAGAGTTCCCCACCTGAGGAGGACGGACAGGAAACTCTGTCAGAAACAAGCGCTGCAGTGACAAGTGAGGTGGACAAGGAGAGTGTGGACGATGGAGAGCATGTAGAAGAAATACATGCTGCTCCTCAGAAAGCCTTTAGACCCCCAGACAACCCGCCTCCACCACCGAATGCACTACCGAATGCACTACCGAACAGCTCAGGAGAGGACTCGAG ACTGACTGGGGGAATGGCTGAGGAAAATGGAGAGGCAGCGCCATTTTTCCCGATCTCAACTCCTGCCAACCCCCCCACAGCACccagtgaggaggaagaggaggatgagatg AGCTTGAAGGGCCGTCCCCCCCCTGCCCCTCTCtttggtgatgaagaggaggataatGATCTGGACTGGCTAAACTGA